In a genomic window of Rhododendron vialii isolate Sample 1 chromosome 12a, ASM3025357v1:
- the LOC131310399 gene encoding uncharacterized protein LOC131310399 isoform X3, producing MRRQKSLFELYSSAEKHKDASQISKPEDQGDYWRYIPLYQAALRGDWVAAEAFFNQYKDALTAQINKNSETALHVAAGAGRSSKLIYFVEKLVERISRLSPEALKIPDHFGRTPLHAAAWVGNTEAVKILLEREKSLLDIRAQVWSALDMVARNAKKDTLIYLLEATKDDPLSRLFPDDDSAAHFLVQVIASGYYDIALNLVEKYPSLATSIRPDGDCGLKALAKKVSAFKSGSNHRWWQRIIYDYLVTTEESTSHIRGDIENAVDEPAVTRQRCKHLVEYFYTLVPPIKNIHDQKKMHLQALKLVKRLCAGVKSLNNSGAYNLRAKDALLTAAKLGIHEVLEEIVGSFPDLIWATDERGLNLFQIAVVERHANVFNLIYQMGDNQQLLVQMRDPSGNNLLLGWKTSTSKRKQPGYWCSSADATGSTMV from the exons ATGAGGAGACAGAAGAGCTTGTTCGAGTTATATTCTTCCGCTGAGAAGCACAAGGATGCgagccaaatttcaaaaccag AGGATCAAGGTGATTACTGGAGATACATACCACTTTATCAAGCTGCACTCCGAGGAGATTGGGTGGCCGCCGAAGCATTCTTCAACCAATACAAAGACGCTCTCACAGCCCAGATCAACAAAAATTCAGAGACAGCACTTCACGTAGCGGCTGGGGCGGGAAGATCATCAAAGTTAATCTATTTTGTAGAAAAGTTGGTGGAAAGGATATCACGGTTATCACCAGAGGCACTAAAAATTCCCGACCATTTCGGTCGCACTCCCCTCCACGCTGCCGCATGGGTTGGAAACACTGAAGCAGTGAAAATccttttggagagagagaaatctttgCTAGATATCAGGGCACAAGTCTGGTCTGCCCTCGACATGGTCGCTAGAAATGCTAAGAAGGACACCCTTATATATTTACTGGAGGCCACTAAGGATGATCCTTTATCTAGGCTCTTCCCCGATGACGATTCTGCTGCTCATTTTCTGGTTCAGGTTATAGCATCCGGATATTATG ATATAGCTTTGAATTTGGTTGAAAAATATCCCAGTTTAGCTACCTCAATACGACCGGATGGTGATTGTGGATTGAAAGCATTAGCTAAAAAGGTTTCTGCATTCAAGAGCGGCAGTAATCATCGTTGGTGGCAACGCATAATCTACGATT ACCTTGTGACAACGGAAGAAAGTACAAGCCATATTAGAGGTGACATTGAGAATGCCGTCGACGAGCCGGCAGTTACGCGCCAGAGATGCAAACATTTGGTGGAATACTTCTACACTTTAG TGCCTCCTATTAAAAATATCCACGACCAAAAGAAGATGCATCTCCAAGCTCTTAAATTGGTCAAACGTTTGTGTGCGGGAGTTAAATCTCTAAATAATTCAGGCGCTTACAACTTGCGTGCAAAAGATGCACTCCTCACGGCCGCAAAATTGGGGATTCACGAGGTCTTGGAAGAAATTGTGGGATCATTTCCTGATCTAATTTGGGCTACAGACGAGAGAGGTCTGAACTTATTCCAAATAGCGGTTGTAGAGCGTCATGCGAATGTCTTCAACCTCATATATCAGATGGGGGATAATCAACAACTTCTAGTACAAATGAGAGATCCTTCTGGAAACAACCTCTTACTTGGCTGGAAAACTAGCACCTCGAAACGAAAACAACCTGGCTATTGGTGCAGCTCTGCAGATGCAACAGGATCTACAATGGTTTAA
- the LOC131310399 gene encoding uncharacterized protein LOC131310399 isoform X1 has product MNREVKKEGSGALTGTSKCLPMTTSSIEEYENPSQIPKPGNRVLMGRSKSLPVATSSTQEENASQIPEPSNRVLMGRSKRLPEATSSTQEYENASQISESEQGSGALLARRKILFEVTSSAKEHEDASQISRPEQGSEALMRRQKSLFELYSSAEKHKDASQISKPEDQGDYWRYIPLYQAALRGDWVAAEAFFNQYKDALTAQINKNSETALHVAAGAGRSSKLIYFVEKLVERISRLSPEALKIPDHFGRTPLHAAAWVGNTEAVKILLEREKSLLDIRAQVWSALDMVARNAKKDTLIYLLEATKDDPLSRLFPDDDSAAHFLVQVIASGYYDIALNLVEKYPSLATSIRPDGDCGLKALAKKVSAFKSGSNHRWWQRIIYDYLVTTEESTSHIRGDIENAVDEPAVTRQRCKHLVEYFYTLVPPIKNIHDQKKMHLQALKLVKRLCAGVKSLNNSGAYNLRAKDALLTAAKLGIHEVLEEIVGSFPDLIWATDERGLNLFQIAVVERHANVFNLIYQMGDNQQLLVQMRDPSGNNLLLGWKTSTSKRKQPGYWCSSADATGSTMV; this is encoded by the exons ATGAATCGAG AGGTAAAAAAAGAAGGCAGCGGAGCATTGACCGGAACATCGAAGTGCTTGCCCATGACTACTTCTTCCATTGAGGAATACGAGAATCCAAGCCAAATTCCAAAACCAGGGAATAGAGTATTGATGGGGAGATCGAAAAGCTTGCCCGTGGCTACTTCTTCCACTCAGGAAGAGAATGCGAGCCAAATTCCAGAACCAAGCAACCGAGTGTTGATGGGGAGATCGAAGAGGTTGCCGGAGGCTACTTCTTCCACTCAGGAATACGAGAATGCGAGCCAAATCTCAGAATCAG AACAAGGCAGCGGAGCATTGTTGGCGAGACGGAAGATCTTGTTCGAGGTTACTTCTTCCGCTAAGGAACACGAGGATGCGAGCCAAATTTCAAGACCAG AACAAGGCAGCGAAGCATTGATGAGGAGACAGAAGAGCTTGTTCGAGTTATATTCTTCCGCTGAGAAGCACAAGGATGCgagccaaatttcaaaaccag AGGATCAAGGTGATTACTGGAGATACATACCACTTTATCAAGCTGCACTCCGAGGAGATTGGGTGGCCGCCGAAGCATTCTTCAACCAATACAAAGACGCTCTCACAGCCCAGATCAACAAAAATTCAGAGACAGCACTTCACGTAGCGGCTGGGGCGGGAAGATCATCAAAGTTAATCTATTTTGTAGAAAAGTTGGTGGAAAGGATATCACGGTTATCACCAGAGGCACTAAAAATTCCCGACCATTTCGGTCGCACTCCCCTCCACGCTGCCGCATGGGTTGGAAACACTGAAGCAGTGAAAATccttttggagagagagaaatctttgCTAGATATCAGGGCACAAGTCTGGTCTGCCCTCGACATGGTCGCTAGAAATGCTAAGAAGGACACCCTTATATATTTACTGGAGGCCACTAAGGATGATCCTTTATCTAGGCTCTTCCCCGATGACGATTCTGCTGCTCATTTTCTGGTTCAGGTTATAGCATCCGGATATTATG ATATAGCTTTGAATTTGGTTGAAAAATATCCCAGTTTAGCTACCTCAATACGACCGGATGGTGATTGTGGATTGAAAGCATTAGCTAAAAAGGTTTCTGCATTCAAGAGCGGCAGTAATCATCGTTGGTGGCAACGCATAATCTACGATT ACCTTGTGACAACGGAAGAAAGTACAAGCCATATTAGAGGTGACATTGAGAATGCCGTCGACGAGCCGGCAGTTACGCGCCAGAGATGCAAACATTTGGTGGAATACTTCTACACTTTAG TGCCTCCTATTAAAAATATCCACGACCAAAAGAAGATGCATCTCCAAGCTCTTAAATTGGTCAAACGTTTGTGTGCGGGAGTTAAATCTCTAAATAATTCAGGCGCTTACAACTTGCGTGCAAAAGATGCACTCCTCACGGCCGCAAAATTGGGGATTCACGAGGTCTTGGAAGAAATTGTGGGATCATTTCCTGATCTAATTTGGGCTACAGACGAGAGAGGTCTGAACTTATTCCAAATAGCGGTTGTAGAGCGTCATGCGAATGTCTTCAACCTCATATATCAGATGGGGGATAATCAACAACTTCTAGTACAAATGAGAGATCCTTCTGGAAACAACCTCTTACTTGGCTGGAAAACTAGCACCTCGAAACGAAAACAACCTGGCTATTGGTGCAGCTCTGCAGATGCAACAGGATCTACAATGGTTTAA
- the LOC131310399 gene encoding uncharacterized protein LOC131310399 isoform X2 translates to MNREVKKEGSGALTGTSKCLPMTTSSIEEYENPSQIPKPGNRVLMGRSKSLPVATSSTQEENASQIPEPSNRVLMGRSKRLPEATSSTQEYENASQISESEQGSGALLARRKILFEVTSSAKEHEDASQISRPEQGSEALMRRQKSLFELYSSAEKHKDASQISKPEDQGDYWRYIPLYQAALRGDWVAAEAFFNQYKDALTAQINKNSETALHVAAGAGRSSKLIYFVEKLVERISRLSPEALKIPDHFGRTPLHAAAWVGNTEAVKILLEREKSLLDIRAQVWSALDMVARNAKKDTLIYLLEATKDDPLSRLFPDDDSAAHFLVQVIASGYYDIALNLVEKYPSLATSIRPDGDCGLKALAKKVSAFKSGSNHRWWQRIIYDYLVTTEESTSHIRGDIENAVDEPAVTRQRCKHLVEYFYTLGAYNLRAKDALLTAAKLGIHEVLEEIVGSFPDLIWATDERGLNLFQIAVVERHANVFNLIYQMGDNQQLLVQMRDPSGNNLLLGWKTSTSKRKQPGYWCSSADATGSTMV, encoded by the exons ATGAATCGAG AGGTAAAAAAAGAAGGCAGCGGAGCATTGACCGGAACATCGAAGTGCTTGCCCATGACTACTTCTTCCATTGAGGAATACGAGAATCCAAGCCAAATTCCAAAACCAGGGAATAGAGTATTGATGGGGAGATCGAAAAGCTTGCCCGTGGCTACTTCTTCCACTCAGGAAGAGAATGCGAGCCAAATTCCAGAACCAAGCAACCGAGTGTTGATGGGGAGATCGAAGAGGTTGCCGGAGGCTACTTCTTCCACTCAGGAATACGAGAATGCGAGCCAAATCTCAGAATCAG AACAAGGCAGCGGAGCATTGTTGGCGAGACGGAAGATCTTGTTCGAGGTTACTTCTTCCGCTAAGGAACACGAGGATGCGAGCCAAATTTCAAGACCAG AACAAGGCAGCGAAGCATTGATGAGGAGACAGAAGAGCTTGTTCGAGTTATATTCTTCCGCTGAGAAGCACAAGGATGCgagccaaatttcaaaaccag AGGATCAAGGTGATTACTGGAGATACATACCACTTTATCAAGCTGCACTCCGAGGAGATTGGGTGGCCGCCGAAGCATTCTTCAACCAATACAAAGACGCTCTCACAGCCCAGATCAACAAAAATTCAGAGACAGCACTTCACGTAGCGGCTGGGGCGGGAAGATCATCAAAGTTAATCTATTTTGTAGAAAAGTTGGTGGAAAGGATATCACGGTTATCACCAGAGGCACTAAAAATTCCCGACCATTTCGGTCGCACTCCCCTCCACGCTGCCGCATGGGTTGGAAACACTGAAGCAGTGAAAATccttttggagagagagaaatctttgCTAGATATCAGGGCACAAGTCTGGTCTGCCCTCGACATGGTCGCTAGAAATGCTAAGAAGGACACCCTTATATATTTACTGGAGGCCACTAAGGATGATCCTTTATCTAGGCTCTTCCCCGATGACGATTCTGCTGCTCATTTTCTGGTTCAGGTTATAGCATCCGGATATTATG ATATAGCTTTGAATTTGGTTGAAAAATATCCCAGTTTAGCTACCTCAATACGACCGGATGGTGATTGTGGATTGAAAGCATTAGCTAAAAAGGTTTCTGCATTCAAGAGCGGCAGTAATCATCGTTGGTGGCAACGCATAATCTACGATT ACCTTGTGACAACGGAAGAAAGTACAAGCCATATTAGAGGTGACATTGAGAATGCCGTCGACGAGCCGGCAGTTACGCGCCAGAGATGCAAACATTTGGTGGAATACTTCTACACTTTAG GCGCTTACAACTTGCGTGCAAAAGATGCACTCCTCACGGCCGCAAAATTGGGGATTCACGAGGTCTTGGAAGAAATTGTGGGATCATTTCCTGATCTAATTTGGGCTACAGACGAGAGAGGTCTGAACTTATTCCAAATAGCGGTTGTAGAGCGTCATGCGAATGTCTTCAACCTCATATATCAGATGGGGGATAATCAACAACTTCTAGTACAAATGAGAGATCCTTCTGGAAACAACCTCTTACTTGGCTGGAAAACTAGCACCTCGAAACGAAAACAACCTGGCTATTGGTGCAGCTCTGCAGATGCAACAGGATCTACAATGGTTTAA
- the LOC131309373 gene encoding ankyrin repeat-containing protein ITN1-like, whose product MKFANPRDIDWLNDDMETPATLFIREHEKLRAKGEKWMKETANSCTIPAALVVTVVFAAAIQYPGGYNRDGLPNFSTAVAFYIFVVFNAISLFASTTSLLVSLSILTSRYNQDDFHHALPERLVKSLFTLFVSITSMVVAFICALYIMLGNKPNARILCLVAVLANIPIHFAWLHLPLLLDLITPTYCPRIFGKQSDRPFY is encoded by the coding sequence ATGAAGTTTGCAAATCCCAGAGATATAGATTGGCTAAACGATGATATGGAAACTCCTGCAACGTTATTTATTAGAGAACATGAGAAATTAAGAGctaaaggagaaaaatggatGAAAGAAACAGCAAACTCATGCACAATTCCGGCAGCACTCGTTGTCACTGTGGTATTTGCGGCTGCAATCCAATATCCAGGCGGGTACAATCGTGATGGCCTACCAAATTTCTCTACAGCAGTGGCATTTTATATCTTTGTTGTTTTCAATGCAATATCTCTATTCGCATCAACCACTTCTTTGTTGGTGTCCTTGTCCATCCTCACCTCCCGCTACAACCAAGATGATTTTCACCATGCTCTTCCTGAGAGGCTGGTAAAATCTTTGTTTACCCTTTTCGTCTCCATTACATCGATGGTGGTAGCCTTCATTTGCGCACTCTATATTATGCTTGGGAACAAGCCTAATGCAAGGATACTTTGTCTAGTGGCCGTGCTAGCAAACATACCAATCCATTTCGCCTGGCTACATTTACCCCTCCTTCTAGATCTCATCACACCAACATACTGCCCTCGAATTTTCGGCAAACAAAGTGATCGTCCCTTTTATTGA
- the LOC131309374 gene encoding aldehyde oxidase GLOX-like, translating to MITFKNHISLTLFSLLSVFSLLTQSQTTPPPLYAVGPGGNEGGRWAVLQKSIGVSAMHMQLLRNNKVVIFDCTDFGTSNLSLPTGKSRRRNDAVVKLDCSAHSVLYDVASNTYRPLTVQTDVWCSSGAVHPDGTLVQTGGYNSGDRKIRLFTPSTTNYAAVNGGDGDGDDSDWVELPADLKVRRWYATNHILPDGRVIVVGGRKQFNYEFFPQNTPPEIFSLPFLNSTRDRFEENNLYPFLHLLPDGTLFIFANRRLISFDFSKNRVVREFPAIPGEKRNYPSTGSSVLLPLRGREAEVMICGGAPNFAFYKSEKFRVFVEGSRTCGRLRVSEFDPKWVMERMPMSRVMSDMILLPTGDVLIINGASNGTAGWEDAVGPVLNSILYYPTQSDPSKRFRVMNPSAIPRLYHSSAILLPDGRILVGGSNPHVKYNFTAFYPTELSLEAFSPPYMGPEYSSLRPKIVSVEAMDNVILYGHMISEEFYFYMIYSICVLSITPG from the coding sequence ATGATCACTTTCAAGAACCACATTTCCTTGacactcttctctctcctctccgtcttctctctcctcacccaGTCCCAAACAACGCCACCGCCGTTGTACGCGGTGGGCCCGGGTGGTAACGAAGGAGGACGGTGGGCCGTACTCCAGAAATCCATTGGCGTCTCAGCCATGCACATGCAACTCCTGAGAAACAACAAGGTCGTAATCTTCGACTGCACCGATTTCGGCAcgtcaaatctctctctcccgaccGGAAAATCCCGCCGTCGCAACGACGCCGTCGTAAAGCTCGACTGCTCCGCCCACTCCGTCTTGTACGACGTCGCTTCCAACACCTACCGTCCCCTAACCGTCCAAACCGACGTCTGGTGCTCCTCCGGCGCCGTCCACCCCGACGGCACCCTCGTCCAGACCGGCGGCTACAACTCCGGCGACCGCAAAATCCGCCTCTTCACCCCCTCCACCACCAACTACGCCGCCGTAAACGGCGGCGACGGCGACGGCGACGATTCCGACTGGGTGGAACTCCCGGCCGACTTGAAAGTCCGCCGATGGTACGCCACCAATCACATCCTGCCGGACGGCCGCGTCATCGTAGTTGGCGGCCGCAAACAATTCAATTACGAATTCTTTCCCCAAAATACCCCTCCCGAGATATTCTCCCTCCCTTTCTTGAACTCAACAAGGGACAGGTTCGAAGAAAACAATCTTTACCCGTTCTTGCACTTGCTCCCCGACGGAACCCTCTTCATTTTCGCCAATCGGAGGTTGATCTCGTTCGATTTCTCAAAAAATCGGGTTGTTAGAGAGTTTCCGGCGATCCCCGGTGAAAAAAGGAACTATCCATCAACAGGATCGTCGGTTTTACTGCCGTTGAGAGGACGGGAGGCGGAGGTGATGATTTGCGGTGGGGCGCCGAATTTTGCGTTTTATAAGTCCGAAAAGTTTAGAGTATTTGTGGAAGGTTCTAGAACATGCGGGAGGTTGAGGGTTTCGGAGTTCGATCCGAAATGGGTCATGGAGCGAATGCCCATGAGCCGGGTCATGTCGGATATGATACTTTTACCTACGGGTGATGTGCTTATCATTAACGGTGCTTCAAACGGGACGGCCGGGTGGGAGGATGCGGTCGGTCCGGTTCTAAACTCGATTCTTTATTATCCGACCCAATCCGACCCCAGCAAGAGGTTTCGAGTGATGAACCCTTCTGCCATTCCGAGATTGTACCACTCCTCGGCTATTTTGTTGCCAGATGGCAGGATTCTAGTGGGTGGGAGTAATCCCCATGTTAAGTATAACTTCACGGCGTTTTATCCGACGGAGTTGAGTTTGGAGGCGTTTTCGCCGCCGTACATGGGCCCAGAGTACTCTTCCCTACGCCCTAAGATCGTATCCGTTGAGGCGATGGATAACGTGATATTGTATGGTCATATGATTTCCGAAGAATTCTACTTTTACATGATATATTCAATTTGTGTACTATCAATTACGCCTGGGTAA